A window from Roseburia sp. 499 encodes these proteins:
- a CDS encoding RNA polymerase sigma factor produces MAVDGEKNMQTEKLKQAIELMKQGEEKGFNYIYGETYNFVYSRAKLAINDEQEVQDLIQEVYVAAYRNIGSLKNADSLYAWLNTITMRQGASMIRKKKNHVLLSEENQGMFEEIPDESVELEQDAIVRENAGILKGLLEKLSPEQKSAIVSFYYDGLKVEQIAELTETSAGTIKSRLHLARKRLQEHIVELERKQGCRLHGFSAPLLLLAIKMLLEETTLPQASAQGIYNQVCTQVGVSASTLAFQSAGAGNIAMAISGETAGIGNGLKTGLTGEMKGQGTGMNKLLSKLAGLGKVKIAAIVTVSVVVAGAGVATGVYVHHQAEVKEAQVQAEEKAEAEKKAQAEQEKLLADLTSRYEKAEELRDNLILEDAVIEILNRDFTTIKTALDEKTADEATEKTMVTLEKNLEGYRQQNEQYLTEKKMAIMDYHNATFPQENQDAWDKLLTEYQELFDAVKYKDANAKLEEVNAGIMAFLQENTTEVAADDTEGNTGNGTSDNGNNGNGSTGNGNTGSGSGNGNSNGGTGNGGNGNGAGSGTGNGNTSNGGGTSNTPSAEPITPVNDDPTLTGVLPNGWTIEEAEMLTSICNAWFDFIYDDAGAQAQLTAKLPGRNCTLVHYPAEQNAEARALWDSIDENVYCRSNFRSSDIFGSYFIYGN; encoded by the coding sequence ATGGCAGTGGATGGAGAGAAGAATATGCAGACAGAAAAGCTAAAACAGGCGATAGAGTTAATGAAGCAGGGAGAAGAAAAAGGGTTTAACTACATATATGGAGAGACATACAATTTCGTTTATTCCCGTGCGAAACTTGCAATTAATGATGAGCAGGAGGTACAAGACCTGATACAGGAGGTCTATGTGGCGGCTTATCGAAATATTGGAAGCCTTAAGAATGCAGACAGTCTGTATGCATGGCTCAATACCATCACTATGCGCCAGGGAGCATCAATGATAAGAAAGAAAAAGAATCATGTATTACTGTCAGAGGAAAATCAGGGAATGTTTGAAGAAATACCGGATGAATCTGTAGAACTGGAACAAGATGCTATTGTTAGGGAAAATGCTGGAATCTTAAAGGGATTGCTGGAAAAACTATCACCGGAGCAGAAAAGTGCTATTGTATCCTTTTACTATGATGGTTTGAAAGTGGAACAGATTGCAGAACTGACAGAAACCAGTGCAGGCACAATAAAGAGCCGTCTGCATCTGGCAAGAAAACGTTTGCAAGAGCATATTGTGGAGCTGGAGAGAAAGCAAGGATGCAGGCTGCATGGTTTCAGTGCACCATTGTTACTGCTTGCGATTAAGATGTTGTTAGAGGAAACAACACTTCCACAGGCTTCCGCACAGGGAATTTACAATCAGGTCTGCACACAGGTAGGAGTATCGGCATCTACGCTGGCATTCCAGAGTGCAGGAGCCGGAAATATTGCAATGGCAATTTCCGGTGAAACAGCAGGCATAGGAAATGGTTTAAAAACAGGACTGACAGGAGAAATGAAAGGACAAGGAACAGGTATGAACAAGTTATTAAGTAAATTAGCAGGATTAGGAAAAGTAAAGATAGCGGCCATTGTGACAGTAAGCGTTGTAGTAGCGGGAGCTGGAGTAGCAACAGGCGTATATGTACATCATCAGGCAGAAGTAAAAGAAGCACAGGTGCAGGCAGAAGAAAAGGCAGAAGCTGAAAAGAAAGCACAGGCAGAACAGGAAAAACTTCTTGCAGACTTGACTAGTCGGTATGAAAAAGCTGAGGAATTAAGAGACAATCTGATTCTGGAGGATGCAGTCATTGAGATTTTGAATCGTGATTTTACAACGATTAAGACGGCATTGGATGAGAAAACAGCAGATGAAGCGACAGAAAAGACCATGGTAACACTGGAAAAGAATCTGGAAGGATACAGACAGCAGAATGAGCAGTATCTGACAGAGAAAAAAATGGCTATCATGGATTATCATAATGCAACGTTCCCACAGGAAAATCAGGATGCGTGGGACAAGCTCCTTACAGAGTATCAGGAATTGTTTGATGCAGTGAAGTATAAGGATGCCAATGCAAAATTAGAGGAAGTGAATGCGGGAATCATGGCATTCCTTCAGGAAAATACCACAGAAGTAGCAGCGGATGATACCGAAGGAAATACCGGAAACGGAACATCTGATAATGGAAACAATGGAAATGGAAGTACCGGGAATGGAAATACGGGAAGTGGTTCTGGAAACGGAAATTCAAATGGCGGTACCGGGAATGGTGGTAACGGAAATGGCGCAGGAAGTGGTACTGGGAATGGAAACACAAGTAATGGCGGAGGCACAAGTAATACACCGAGTGCAGAGCCGATAACACCAGTAAATGATGACCCGACGTTAACAGGTGTTCTTCCGAATGGGTGGACAATAGAAGAAGCGGAAATGTTAACATCAATATGTAATGCATGGTTTGATTTTATTTATGATGATGCAGGAGCACAGGCACAGTTGACTGCAAAGTTACCGGGAAGAAACTGCACTTTGGTGCATTATCCAGCAGAACAGAATGCAGAAGCAAGAGCATTATGGGATAGTATAGATGAGAATGTGTATTGTCGTTCTAATTTTCGTTCTAGTGATATATTTGGAAGTTATTTTATTTATGGAAATTAG